The stretch of DNA TGGCGACCGTTTCATCCCAACCGATGCATGCATCGGTGATGCTCTTGCCTCGAACCAATTCGCCCGCGCCGAGATCTTGTCGCCCTTCGACAAGGTTACTTTCGACCATCACGCCCATGATGCGAGTGTCACCTTCAGCAACTTGGCTGCAGATGTCTCGACACACGTAACGCTGACGCGTGTGCTTCTTGCGACTGTTGGCGTGAGACGTGTCGATCATGATGCGAGGTCGCAGACTCGCTTTTTCCAACAACTCAGATGCAGCGTCAATACTGGCGGCGTCGTAGTTCGTATGCGTGCCACCTCGCATGATCACATGGCAATCGCTGTTGCCCAGCGTTGCAAAAATCGCAGAGGTGCCCTCTTTGGTGACCGATAGAAAGTGGTGAGGATTTTGAGCTGAACAAATCGCATCGACAGCAATTTGGACGTTTCCGCTAGTGCCATTCTTGAATCCGACCGGGCATGACAAGCCCGATGCCAACTCGCGGTGTCCTTGGCTCTCGGTGGTGCGTGCCCCGATCGCTCCCCAACCGACCAAATCGGCAATGTACTGCGGACTGATGAGATCCAGGAATTCCGTGCCTGCTGGCA from Rubripirellula amarantea encodes:
- a CDS encoding 3-deoxy-7-phosphoheptulonate synthase gives rise to the protein MTGPRPENSTDDLRIRAMKALVPPSELMAEIPVTPAIAETVVRGRTGIQKILREEDDRLVVVVGPCSIHDPEAALDYAKLLVTEQQKHEGELLIVMRVYFEKPRTTVGWKGLINDPNLDDSFEINQGLHTARGLLRDISAMGLPAGTEFLDLISPQYIADLVGWGAIGARTTESQGHRELASGLSCPVGFKNGTSGNVQIAVDAICSAQNPHHFLSVTKEGTSAIFATLGNSDCHVIMRGGTHTNYDAASIDAASELLEKASLRPRIMIDTSHANSRKKHTRQRYVCRDICSQVAEGDTRIMGVMVESNLVEGRQDLGAGELVRGKSITDACIGWDETVAILQDLADAVTTRRNLG